DNA from Halorarum salinum:
GTCATCAGTATGGTAGCCAGCAAACCCTGTACAGGTAGACGCAAAGAGAATATCTGCGGAACGATCCTCAATGAGCCTGTCCGCAACGTCAGCCACGGCCTGCATGTACTGGTTTTCCCCTCCTTCAGACTCAAAATGAGACCAGTTTCGGACTGATATGCTTACAACTGGCCCTGAGTCCGAATAAACCGGTTGATATTCTTCTCCAATTTTCTGTTCAATCGGCTTGTCCCCTTGGTTTAATGGCATCGAGAATGCTGCATCAGTGAGTGCGTGAATAGGCGTCTCATTGACACCTAAAGCCTCCAGATTCCTTTTCGATTTCTCGTCTCTTGTTGTGATTAAATCAACGCTATTTAGCACGCGTCGTGCGAGTCTATTATACGGTTTTCGGTCAAAAGGACCGAGGCTCTGAGCATAGAGAACAACTGGTTTCTCAAGAAGTTTCCCGAGCCAAAGTTCGGCAAGAACTCCTATTTTTGTCGGGAAGTAAATGTCCGTAATATATTGTCCACCGGTTGAGATGATGAGGTCCGCGTCATAGTATGGCTGTAGATCAAGTCTATCAATCATAATCGAGATAAATGGAAGTTTGTGGCCATGACGTTGAAGGGCTGCATCAAGTAGAATTGACGCGATCACGCCATTCTTTGGTAAATTGAAAACTTCAA
Protein-coding regions in this window:
- a CDS encoding polysaccharide pyruvyl transferase family protein encodes the protein MSLEKRSQYPEMDILITDYHCASNRGDAAILEGELATLKEQFPDASITVMTEYPDAANLIHGVDAVPQRLVPFEVFNLPKNGVIASILLDAALQRHGHKLPFISIMIDRLDLQPYYDADLIISTGGQYITDIYFPTKIGVLAELWLGKLLEKPVVLYAQSLGPFDRKPYNRLARRVLNSVDLITTRDEKSKRNLEALGVNETPIHALTDAAFSMPLNQGDKPIEQKIGEEYQPVYSDSGPVVSISVRNWSHFESEGGENQYMQAVADVADRLIEDRSADILFASTCTGFAGYHTDDRVAAQQVINRMNDTNIEQTHILSGEYTPQQLVGVYETVDCHIGTRMHSNILSILAGTPFVAIGYQFKTEELMSQFEMSEYYLDIDGLAPDELYKTVEHALSNRGVISDSIEANLPNIRDKSKKSAKVIHDYLNLN